Proteins from a genomic interval of Pseudobdellovibrionaceae bacterium:
- a CDS encoding class I SAM-dependent methyltransferase, translated as MSTTLEQRRPILLQLGFREAALPQLQSYLDLLWSANEELNLISRKMTFDDLIDNHVIDCLLPLRHFPTDVKAVADFGSGGGLPGVLYAIQFPDVRFELFEKSKLKQEFLRRATAIAPNLKVNADIPPRLPEIDLVTARAFKPIDVILQLSRAHAVQGGRYFLLKGRLEKIEEELRDARKIAKDVKTRIEILKSPVLDVERHLVLIGGA; from the coding sequence ATGTCCACGACCCTTGAACAACGACGCCCAATTCTTTTGCAATTGGGGTTTCGCGAAGCGGCCCTGCCGCAGCTTCAGAGCTACCTCGATCTTTTGTGGTCGGCGAACGAAGAGCTGAATCTGATCAGCCGCAAGATGACTTTCGACGATCTGATCGACAATCACGTGATCGATTGCCTGCTGCCCCTGCGGCATTTTCCGACAGACGTGAAAGCGGTCGCCGATTTCGGCTCGGGCGGCGGACTGCCCGGAGTCCTTTACGCAATTCAATTTCCCGACGTGCGTTTCGAGCTTTTCGAAAAGTCCAAACTGAAGCAGGAGTTTTTGCGTCGGGCGACGGCGATCGCCCCCAACCTGAAAGTGAACGCCGATATTCCCCCACGCCTGCCCGAGATCGACCTCGTAACCGCGCGTGCTTTCAAACCCATCGACGTCATCTTGCAACTCAGCCGCGCGCACGCCGTTCAGGGCGGACGTTACTTCCTGCTGAAGGGACGTCTGGAAAAAATCGAAGAAGAGCTGCGCGACGCGCGCAAGATCGCGAAAGACGTGAAGACGCGCATCGAAATTTTGAAATCGCCGGTCCTCGATGTCGAACGTCACCTCGTCCTGATCGGAGGCGCGTGA